One region of Apus apus isolate bApuApu2 chromosome 6, bApuApu2.pri.cur, whole genome shotgun sequence genomic DNA includes:
- the LYPD6 gene encoding ly6/PLAUR domain-containing protein 6 isoform X2 yields MAPQPTPAWVLLLALLASCLPATPYPHGFKCFTCERAADNYECNRWAPDVYCPRGTRYCFSQHMMKVTGESVSVTKRCVPLEDCLATGCTYVKHEEYKVCTSCCEGSICNLPLPRNTSDAVFTTLSPPSKAQQLSRPLLLTTACLFCLGLMSQPWVTPGSHG; encoded by the exons ATGGCCCCGCAGCCCACGCCggcctgggtgctgctgctggccctgctggccagcTGCCTGCCAG CCACCCCGTATCCTCACGGATTTAAGTGCTTCACCTGCGAAAGGGCAGCAGATAATTACGAATGCAACCGCTGGGCTCCCGATGTCTATTGTCCAAGAG GTACAAGATACTGCTTCAGCCAGCACATGATGAAAGTTACTGGAGAGAGTGTGTCTGTCACCAAACGCTGTGTGCCACTGGAGGACTGTCTGGCCACTGGTTGCACTTATGTGAAGCATGAAGAGTACAAg GTCTGCACCTCCTGCTGCGAGGGCAGCATCTGCaacctgcccctgcccaggaACACCAGCGACGCCGTCTTCACAACCCTCTCCCCCCCCAGCAaagcccagcagctctcccGGCCCCTCCTGCTGACCACGGCCTGTCTCTTCTGCCTGGGCTTGATGTCACAGCCCTGGGTCACCCCAGGGTCTCACGGCTGA
- the MMADHC gene encoding cobalamin trafficking protein CblD has product MASVLCNRARLVTYLPGFYSLVKRVVNPRAFSTAGSSGSDEPHVAAAPPDLCPRTVWPDEVMGPFGPQDQRFQLPGNIGFDCHLNGTASQKKSQVSKNLPDILAEPSASERHEFVMAQYINEFQGADVPQKQQINNAETYFENAKVECAVQACPELLRKDFELMFPEVNANRLTVLTVTQKTKNDMTVWSQEVEDEREMLLENFINGAKEICYAICSEGYWADFIDPSSGLAFFGPYTNNTLFETDERYRHLGFSVDDLGCCKVIRHNIWGTHVVVGSIFTNAEPDSPIMRKLSGN; this is encoded by the exons ATGGCCAGC GTGCTCTGTAACAGAGCAAGATTGGTCACCTACCTACCAGGGTTTTATTCCTTAGTCAAGAGAGTTGTGAATCCCAGGGCTTTTTCTACAGCAGGTTCCTCTGGCTCAGATGAGCCTCATGTTGCTGCTGCACCTCCTGATTTAT GTCCAAGAACCGTGTGGCCAGATGAAGTAATGGGCCCATTTGGTCCTCAGGACCAGAGATTCCAGTTGCCTGGTAATATTGGTTTTGACTGTCACCTCAATGGCACTGCTTCTCAGAAGAAAAGCCAGGTTTCAAAAAACCTGCCTGATATattagcagagccttcagcaAGTGAAAGGCATGAATTTGTGATGGCACAATACATAAATGAATTTCAG ggtGCTGATGTTCCAcagaaacaacaaataaataatgctgaaaCTTACTTTGAAAATGCAAAGGTAGAATGTGCAGTACAAGCTTGTCCTGAACTGCTACGAAAAG actTTGAGTTGATGTTCCCAGAAGTGAATGCCAACCGACTGACAGTCCTGACTGTCACCCAGAAGACTAAAAATGACATGACAGTGTGGAGTCAGGAGGTGGAGGATGAGAGAGAAATGCTGCTGGAAAAT ttcATTAATGGTGCCAAGGAAATCTGCTATGCAATTTGCTCTGAAGGCTACTGGGCTGACTTCATTGATCCATCCTCAGGACTGGCA TTCTTTGGACCCTACACAAACAACACCCTGTTTGAGACAGACGAGCGCTACCGCCACTTGGGCTTCTCGGTTGATGACCTGGGCTGCTGCAAAGTTATTCGGCACAACATCTGGGGTACTCACGTGGTTGTAGGGAGTATTTTCACTAATGCTGAACCTGACAGCCCTATCATGAGAAAACTGAGTGGAAACTAG
- the LYPD6 gene encoding ly6/PLAUR domain-containing protein 6 isoform X1 yields MAPQPTPAWVLLLALLASCLPGGWPRDFTIKDIVYLHPSTTPYPHGFKCFTCERAADNYECNRWAPDVYCPRGTRYCFSQHMMKVTGESVSVTKRCVPLEDCLATGCTYVKHEEYKVCTSCCEGSICNLPLPRNTSDAVFTTLSPPSKAQQLSRPLLLTTACLFCLGLMSQPWVTPGSHG; encoded by the exons ATGGCCCCGCAGCCCACGCCggcctgggtgctgctgctggccctgctggccagcTGCCTGCCAGGTGGGTGGCCCAGGGACTTCACCATCAAGGACATCGTCTACCTCCACCCTTCCA CCACCCCGTATCCTCACGGATTTAAGTGCTTCACCTGCGAAAGGGCAGCAGATAATTACGAATGCAACCGCTGGGCTCCCGATGTCTATTGTCCAAGAG GTACAAGATACTGCTTCAGCCAGCACATGATGAAAGTTACTGGAGAGAGTGTGTCTGTCACCAAACGCTGTGTGCCACTGGAGGACTGTCTGGCCACTGGTTGCACTTATGTGAAGCATGAAGAGTACAAg GTCTGCACCTCCTGCTGCGAGGGCAGCATCTGCaacctgcccctgcccaggaACACCAGCGACGCCGTCTTCACAACCCTCTCCCCCCCCAGCAaagcccagcagctctcccGGCCCCTCCTGCTGACCACGGCCTGTCTCTTCTGCCTGGGCTTGATGTCACAGCCCTGGGTCACCCCAGGGTCTCACGGCTGA